From a region of the Candidatus Hydrogenedentota bacterium genome:
- a CDS encoding TatD family hydrolase codes for MRLVDTHCHLQDAKFDDDRAAVMARALDTLDGIVLIGDTVESSRAAVALTRENVYAAVGVHPYHPDEISAETLSALTELASNRYVVAIGEIGLDYYKYNEAPAPLQQAAFHAQLELAADLSLPVAIHNRDAEADTLSILAEHDAEIPGVIMHCFSGDAAFAERCSGRGYYVSFAGNVTYPKAGALREAAAVVPMDRLLLETDSPYLAPQPVRGRRCEPAFVTHTAETLATVKNVDVQELVERTTDNAMRVFRLGARR; via the coding sequence ATGCGCCTTGTCGATACGCACTGCCACCTTCAGGACGCGAAATTCGACGACGACCGCGCAGCGGTGATGGCGCGCGCCCTGGACACGTTGGACGGGATCGTGCTGATTGGCGACACGGTGGAGTCCAGCCGCGCGGCGGTGGCGTTGACGCGCGAAAACGTCTACGCGGCGGTGGGTGTGCATCCGTATCATCCCGACGAGATTTCTGCCGAGACGTTATCGGCGTTAACGGAATTGGCCTCGAACCGGTACGTGGTCGCGATCGGCGAGATTGGGCTCGATTACTACAAGTACAACGAGGCCCCGGCGCCTCTGCAGCAAGCGGCCTTTCACGCGCAGTTGGAACTCGCCGCGGACCTGTCGTTGCCGGTGGCGATCCACAACCGCGACGCCGAGGCGGATACGCTCTCGATTCTCGCGGAACACGATGCGGAAATCCCCGGCGTCATCATGCATTGCTTTTCCGGCGACGCCGCGTTTGCCGAGCGGTGTTCGGGGCGGGGGTATTACGTTTCCTTTGCGGGCAACGTAACGTATCCGAAGGCGGGCGCGCTGCGCGAGGCGGCCGCGGTAGTGCCAATGGACCGATTGTTGCTCGAGACGGACAGCCCGTACCTAGCGCCGCAGCCGGTGCGCGGGCGTCGTTGCGAACCCGCGTTTGTGACGCACACGGCCGAAACGCTGGCCACGGTGAAGAACGTCGACGTGCAGGAACTGGTCGAGCGAACAACCGATAACGCAATGCGCGTGTTTCGGTTGGGCGCGCGCAGGTGA
- the rplT gene encoding 50S ribosomal protein L20, protein MPRATNSPASRDRRKKILKRAKGYRGAHSKLLKTAKQQVDHSGVYAFRDRRVRKREFRQLWIARINAAARAAGIPYSRFMQGLKLANIDVNRKMLAEIAATDEASFAKIVELVKAKLAAA, encoded by the coding sequence ATGCCAAGAGCAACCAATTCACCGGCGTCACGCGACCGCCGCAAGAAGATATTGAAGCGCGCCAAGGGCTACCGCGGCGCACACAGCAAACTCCTCAAGACCGCGAAGCAGCAGGTCGACCACTCGGGCGTCTATGCGTTCCGCGACCGGCGCGTGCGCAAGCGCGAGTTCCGCCAGTTGTGGATTGCGCGCATCAACGCGGCGGCGCGGGCGGCGGGCATACCGTACAGCCGGTTCATGCAGGGCCTCAAGCTGGCGAACATCGACGTGAACCGCAAGATGCTCGCGGAAATCGCCGCGACGGACGAGGCGAGCTTCGCCAAGATCGTCGAACTCGTCAAAGCCAAACTCGCAGCGGCCTAG
- the rpmI gene encoding 50S ribosomal protein L35, whose protein sequence is MPKMKTNRATAKRLKRTASGKFKRNSAFVRHKLTHKSQKRKRSLRKATLTSDAEKQRLKILLPYG, encoded by the coding sequence ATGCCAAAGATGAAGACAAATAGAGCCACGGCGAAACGCCTGAAGCGGACCGCGTCGGGCAAGTTCAAGCGGAACAGCGCTTTTGTACGGCACAAGCTCACGCACAAGAGTCAGAAGCGGAAGCGTTCGTTGCGCAAGGCGACGCTCACGAGCGACGCGGAGAAGCAGCGGCTCAAGATTCTGCTGCCGTACGGGTAG
- a CDS encoding prephenate dehydrogenase/arogenate dehydrogenase family protein, producing MNPRFGTVTIVGVGLLGGSLGLALKDRGLAKLVRGVGRRQEVLETARAMRAIDEGTLDLAGAMKGADLVVLCTPAALVPQQLDVVRTRIAPHVVVTDVASTKAEICAHIRTNWSEPYRFVGSHPMAGSEKYGPEHSTPHLYDGCVTIVEPKDNHADDAHELVCALWRSVGSRVVEIPPQLHDDVVARTSHIPHIIAALVAELAAGGGDVKDLVGKGFRDVTRIAEGRAEIWRDICLTNRDAIVAGLREFGEDVEAICGIIEQGNADELDAFFQSAQAARRKALGE from the coding sequence ATGAATCCACGGTTTGGCACGGTCACGATCGTTGGTGTCGGGTTGCTGGGCGGATCGCTTGGCCTCGCGCTCAAGGATCGCGGCCTGGCCAAGTTGGTGCGCGGTGTTGGGCGCCGGCAGGAAGTACTTGAAACGGCGCGTGCGATGCGCGCGATCGACGAAGGGACGCTTGACTTGGCCGGGGCGATGAAGGGCGCGGACCTTGTCGTGCTCTGCACGCCCGCCGCGCTCGTGCCGCAGCAACTCGATGTCGTTCGCACGCGCATCGCCCCGCACGTGGTGGTCACGGACGTGGCGAGCACCAAGGCCGAAATCTGTGCGCACATTCGAACCAATTGGTCCGAACCGTATCGGTTCGTCGGAAGCCATCCCATGGCCGGTTCCGAGAAGTACGGCCCTGAACATTCCACGCCGCATCTCTACGACGGCTGCGTCACCATTGTCGAGCCAAAAGACAACCACGCGGACGATGCGCACGAACTGGTCTGCGCCCTGTGGCGTTCGGTCGGATCGCGCGTCGTGGAGATTCCGCCCCAACTTCACGACGACGTTGTCGCGCGCACCAGCCATATACCGCATATTATTGCCGCGCTCGTGGCGGAGTTGGCCGCCGGCGGCGGCGACGTGAAAGACCTCGTCGGGAAAGGGTTCCGCGACGTGACGCGGATCGCCGAAGGCCGCGCGGAAATCTGGCGCGACATCTGCCTCACCAACCGCGACGCCATCGTCGCGGGGTTACGCGAATTCGGCGAAGATGTTGAAGCGATTTGCGGCATCATCGAGCAGGGAAATGCGGACGAACTCGATGCGTTCTTTCAGTCCGCGCAGGCGGCGCGGCGCAAGGCGTTGGGCGAATGA
- the holB gene encoding DNA polymerase III subunit delta', with protein sequence MSFADIRDQEIALRLLRNFIEHERIPNGLLFWGPGGVGKQLAAIEFAKALNCREAKIDACGQCISCRKIAHGNHPDIRVLAPKDKSRMIKREEIDEVNEFASLRPFESQWRIFVMLDAERMNPSAQNHFLKTLEEPPGRSLFILISEHPRMLLPTIRSRCQAVRFRQLRRETVSELLRRDRDLPTDLADSIAEIAEGQMSRALDLVDSEKRKVAFSLVERLASGDDPVVMAEEFAAFLEDQRKQIEAAVKAEAASDAMDEQSRGDAESAKEERLALMAATVRRDIVEYLYLMQTWYRDVLVADATGGTGHVWNKDSKDGLGTSRGGDPGAKIVAIEQARVNLDRFIPEERVFRDLFFALAAR encoded by the coding sequence ATGAGTTTCGCGGACATTCGCGATCAGGAAATTGCGCTGCGGCTATTGCGCAATTTCATCGAGCACGAGCGCATACCGAATGGCCTGCTCTTTTGGGGGCCTGGCGGCGTGGGAAAACAATTGGCCGCGATCGAGTTCGCCAAAGCGCTGAACTGCAGGGAAGCGAAAATCGACGCGTGCGGCCAGTGTATTTCCTGCCGCAAGATCGCGCACGGCAACCATCCCGATATTCGCGTGCTCGCGCCGAAGGACAAGTCGCGCATGATCAAGCGCGAAGAAATCGACGAGGTCAACGAGTTTGCGTCTCTGCGCCCGTTCGAGTCGCAGTGGCGCATTTTTGTCATGCTCGATGCCGAGCGCATGAACCCGTCCGCTCAGAACCACTTTTTGAAAACCCTGGAAGAACCGCCGGGCCGGTCGTTGTTTATCTTGATCAGCGAACATCCTCGGATGCTGCTGCCGACGATTCGGTCCCGCTGCCAGGCGGTACGGTTTCGGCAACTCCGCCGCGAGACCGTTTCCGAGCTACTCCGCCGCGATCGCGACTTGCCGACAGACCTCGCGGACAGTATCGCCGAGATCGCCGAAGGGCAGATGTCGCGCGCGTTGGATTTGGTCGATTCGGAGAAGCGAAAGGTCGCGTTTTCGCTGGTCGAGCGTTTGGCGTCGGGCGACGACCCGGTCGTGATGGCGGAGGAGTTTGCCGCGTTTCTCGAAGACCAGCGCAAACAAATCGAGGCCGCTGTGAAGGCCGAGGCGGCAAGCGACGCCATGGATGAGCAGAGCCGGGGCGACGCAGAGAGCGCGAAGGAAGAGCGGTTGGCGCTCATGGCGGCGACGGTCCGGCGGGACATTGTCGAGTACCTTTACCTCATGCAAACGTGGTACCGTGATGTGTTGGTGGCCGACGCCACGGGCGGCACGGGCCACGTATGGAATAAGGACAGCAAGGACGGTCTTGGCACGTCGCGCGGTGGGGACCCCGGTGCGAAGATCGTGGCTATCGAACAGGCCCGGGTGAACCTGGATCGGTTCATTCCGGAAGAGCGCGTGTTCCGGGACCTTTTCTTCGCGCTTGCCGCTCGGTAG
- a CDS encoding translation initiation factor IF-3 — MRVNEQIIARQVRVIDEQGNQLGIMSPPDALRDAYERGLDLVEVAPNASPTVCRIMDYGKYKYQQSKRMKESRKHQTVIHVKEVKYRPKIDDHDFDYKTNHVREFLQEGNKVKVTITFRGREMAHPEFGQQILQRVLDSTKDLCQEQHDASKVRLEGRQMVVVLSPTK; from the coding sequence ATCCGGGTGAATGAACAGATCATCGCCCGCCAGGTGCGCGTTATCGACGAACAAGGAAACCAGTTAGGGATCATGTCTCCGCCGGATGCGTTACGTGACGCGTACGAGCGGGGGTTGGACTTGGTGGAAGTAGCGCCGAATGCGTCGCCGACGGTGTGCCGCATCATGGACTACGGGAAGTACAAGTACCAACAGAGCAAGCGCATGAAAGAATCGCGCAAGCACCAGACGGTGATTCACGTAAAAGAGGTCAAGTATCGCCCGAAGATCGACGATCACGACTTCGATTACAAGACGAACCACGTCCGGGAGTTCTTGCAGGAAGGCAACAAGGTCAAGGTGACGATTACGTTCCGCGGGCGCGAGATGGCGCACCCGGAGTTCGGCCAGCAGATCTTGCAGCGCGTGCTCGACTCCACCAAGGACTTGTGCCAGGAGCAGCATGACGCAAGCAAGGTGCGGCTGGAAGGCCGCCAGATGGTCGTAGTGTTGTCGCCGACGAAGTAG
- the hisA gene encoding 1-(5-phosphoribosyl)-5-[(5-phosphoribosylamino)methylideneamino]imidazole-4-carboxamide isomerase yields MRIVPAVDIRGGLCVNLVQGDYAQETVFSKDPVDQAAQWRDGGAEIVHVVDLDGAKAGHVCIADALRAMSLAGIRTEVGGGIRTMRDLETVFGAGTDRAILGTAAHKDPAFLRDAVAAFPGKIAVGIDARAGKVSLNAWLEDTGTDAVEFAKQVEDAGASRIIYTDILSDGMMKGPNVDATRAVARAVGIPVTVSGGMSSLDDVRRVCAAERDGVDEVIVGRALYLGAFTLQEAIAVAREQG; encoded by the coding sequence ATGCGCATCGTCCCCGCGGTGGACATTCGGGGCGGGCTGTGCGTGAACCTGGTTCAGGGCGACTACGCCCAGGAGACGGTGTTCTCGAAGGACCCCGTTGACCAGGCGGCGCAGTGGCGCGACGGTGGCGCGGAAATCGTCCACGTCGTCGATCTCGACGGCGCGAAGGCGGGACACGTGTGCATCGCGGACGCGTTGCGCGCGATGTCGTTGGCCGGGATTCGCACCGAGGTGGGCGGCGGCATCCGCACCATGCGCGATCTCGAAACCGTATTCGGAGCTGGAACGGACCGCGCCATCTTGGGCACGGCCGCGCACAAGGACCCCGCATTTCTACGCGACGCCGTAGCCGCGTTCCCGGGTAAGATAGCCGTCGGCATCGACGCGCGTGCGGGGAAAGTCTCGTTGAATGCCTGGCTCGAAGACACTGGCACGGACGCCGTCGAGTTCGCCAAACAAGTCGAAGACGCCGGCGCGTCGCGCATCATCTATACTGATATCCTCAGCGACGGCATGATGAAGGGGCCAAACGTCGACGCGACGCGGGCCGTCGCGCGCGCCGTAGGAATTCCGGTGACGGTGTCCGGCGGGATGTCGTCGCTTGACGATGTTCGGCGCGTTTGCGCGGCGGAACGAGACGGCGTCGACGAGGTAATCGTCGGCCGCGCCCTGTACCTGGGCGCGTTCACGTTGCAGGAGGCGATCGCGGTCGCGCGGGAGCAGGGATGA
- a CDS encoding DUF1080 domain-containing protein, giving the protein MLTLLVLHAACFAAPDNTLTDQEKSDGWVLLFDGKTLDGWTTPEGAQSKTPIQDGCINPHGCGGYMMTYKEPLGDFVLACDFKISPKCNSGIFVRTFPLTPLPGKDVGWNGVEIAIDDTTEAGYVDTGAIYDLSKPAKNAMKPVGEWNHIEITCKGPVITVVLNGEKVNECDLSKFTEPNKRPDGSAHKFDHPFNTHPQKGYIGLQDHGSDCWYKNIKIRPLKG; this is encoded by the coding sequence ATGCTCACATTACTCGTGCTCCACGCCGCCTGCTTCGCCGCGCCGGATAACACCCTCACGGATCAGGAGAAAAGCGACGGCTGGGTTCTCCTCTTCGACGGCAAGACCCTCGACGGCTGGACGACGCCCGAAGGCGCGCAGAGCAAGACGCCCATCCAGGACGGCTGCATCAACCCGCACGGTTGCGGCGGCTACATGATGACCTATAAGGAACCGCTGGGCGATTTCGTCCTCGCGTGCGATTTCAAGATCAGCCCGAAATGCAACTCCGGCATCTTCGTCCGTACCTTTCCGTTGACTCCGCTGCCCGGCAAAGATGTCGGCTGGAACGGCGTCGAGATCGCTATCGACGACACGACGGAAGCGGGCTACGTTGACACCGGCGCGATCTACGATCTGTCCAAACCTGCCAAGAACGCCATGAAGCCCGTCGGCGAATGGAACCACATCGAAATAACGTGCAAGGGCCCGGTCATCACGGTCGTGCTCAACGGCGAGAAGGTCAACGAATGCGACCTCTCTAAGTTCACCGAACCCAACAAGCGCCCCGACGGATCGGCGCACAAGTTCGATCATCCGTTTAACACCCACCCGCAAAAGGGCTACATCGGCTTGCAGGACCACGGCAGCGACTGCTGGTACAAGAACATCAAGATCCGGCCGCTCAAAGGGTAG
- a CDS encoding stage 0 sporulation protein translates to MQTVKVRLRKPTRVFTFLCEEDIPLVRNEDCIVRTERGLEYGTCIVPPEPIPDAAKNRYKMSVVRKITHQDETTFHHIQMEEERALETCAIRVRERNLPMKLVDAEYTFDRHKIIFYFTAEDRVDFRQLVRDLAQDLKTRIELRHIQVRDEAKILGGIGVCGRELCCSTWLREFKPISMKMAKRQNLSLNPSKISGQCGRLLCCLSYENEQYQESRGRREISAVAGRDVEAPEVYQEAMGREGAFAHSTIRHKPADWQERLEEMDGAESMDAIAELDDREEEHSAVVDFLDEADAPPTDTAQPAPPRGDDRPRDQAPHPQQHGAPHPGRPEGQQQREGGGVRHGRHRRRRRGGRGHGGGGPRPPQS, encoded by the coding sequence ATGCAAACGGTGAAAGTGCGCCTGCGCAAACCGACGCGGGTGTTCACATTCTTGTGCGAAGAAGATATCCCACTCGTCCGCAACGAGGACTGTATCGTTCGCACGGAGCGCGGGCTCGAGTATGGGACGTGCATCGTGCCGCCCGAGCCGATCCCGGACGCGGCGAAGAACCGGTACAAGATGAGCGTGGTGCGCAAGATTACGCACCAGGACGAGACGACGTTCCATCATATTCAGATGGAAGAGGAGCGCGCGCTCGAGACTTGCGCGATTCGCGTTCGGGAACGCAACCTTCCGATGAAGTTGGTGGACGCGGAGTACACGTTCGACCGGCACAAGATCATTTTCTACTTCACGGCGGAAGACCGCGTGGATTTCCGGCAGTTGGTGCGCGACCTGGCGCAGGACCTCAAGACACGAATCGAGTTGCGGCACATACAGGTTCGCGACGAGGCGAAGATTCTGGGCGGTATCGGCGTGTGCGGGCGCGAACTGTGCTGCTCGACGTGGCTGCGCGAATTCAAGCCGATCTCGATGAAGATGGCCAAGCGCCAAAACCTTTCGTTGAATCCATCCAAGATCAGTGGACAGTGCGGCCGGCTCTTGTGCTGTTTGAGCTACGAAAACGAACAGTATCAGGAATCGCGCGGACGCCGCGAGATTTCCGCGGTGGCCGGGCGCGACGTCGAGGCGCCGGAGGTGTATCAAGAGGCAATGGGCCGCGAGGGCGCGTTCGCCCACTCGACAATTCGCCACAAGCCCGCCGACTGGCAGGAACGCCTCGAAGAAATGGACGGTGCGGAAAGCATGGACGCGATTGCGGAGTTGGACGATCGCGAGGAAGAACATTCCGCGGTCGTTGATTTTCTGGATGAGGCGGATGCACCACCGACGGACACAGCGCAACCGGCGCCGCCGCGCGGTGACGATCGCCCGCGCGATCAGGCGCCGCATCCGCAACAGCACGGCGCGCCGCACCCGGGGCGCCCGGAAGGCCAGCAGCAGCGCGAAGGTGGGGGAGTTCGGCACGGCCGGCACCGCAGACGGCGCCGTGGCGGCCGCGGGCATGGCGGCGGCGGACCGAGGCCTCCACAATCCTAA
- a CDS encoding aldehyde dehydrogenase family protein, whose protein sequence is MDHVAPDRPSSSAPEDGAPLRGKPAALHEADAGEQQAPFSAETERARHAQQRWAQVPINERLRRVRAFRHELVDASRRICKTIAGDVGKRYDETLVAEVLPLAQECRFLEANARRILRPRKSPLRTRPILLWGQRDVTFRRPRGVVAVIGTWNLPMAINVVPILHALTAGNAVLFKPSEVAPRTGELIADLIARAGFPDGLFQLLPASRDAGPQLAEADIDHVAFTGSSTTGRVLASTLGRRLVTSTLELSGCDLLLLLEDGNVPLAARGAWFGATANAGQACVGTRRAFVPRSLLEPFLDALVPLVECAAPVPLILSAQVKLADRLIADALGHGARLIRREGVEPADGHVQPAALVQPAPDTLACREAYFVPLLTVVPYDTVEQALAWDAECSYSLAASVFTADVARARTVATRLRCGVVHVNDVIIPMAHPATSFGGSGASGWGRTKGVEGLLEMTVPQVVSAVSGSFRPHFDTLGTHWFFDPDSFEALIKLFHARSLRDKFGAARHLAGQVLGTRQRGPSDRFRDSQ, encoded by the coding sequence ATGGATCACGTCGCGCCAGATCGCCCGTCCTCTTCAGCCCCTGAAGACGGGGCGCCACTTCGTGGCAAACCTGCGGCTCTTCACGAAGCCGATGCGGGGGAACAGCAAGCGCCGTTTAGTGCGGAGACCGAACGCGCTCGTCACGCGCAACAGCGCTGGGCGCAGGTCCCCATAAACGAGCGGCTGCGGCGCGTGCGCGCGTTCCGCCACGAATTGGTAGACGCATCACGGCGCATCTGCAAGACGATTGCCGGCGACGTCGGAAAACGATACGACGAAACGCTCGTTGCCGAGGTCTTACCGCTGGCGCAAGAATGCCGTTTCCTCGAAGCGAACGCGCGCCGCATTCTGCGCCCGCGCAAGAGTCCGCTGCGCACGCGGCCGATACTGCTCTGGGGGCAGCGCGATGTAACTTTTCGACGGCCCCGCGGCGTGGTCGCCGTCATCGGCACATGGAACCTTCCTATGGCGATCAACGTCGTGCCGATCTTGCATGCCCTCACGGCCGGAAACGCCGTGCTGTTTAAGCCGTCGGAGGTCGCGCCGCGCACGGGCGAACTGATTGCCGACCTGATTGCGCGCGCCGGCTTTCCGGACGGGCTATTCCAACTGCTTCCCGCAAGCCGCGATGCGGGCCCCCAACTCGCCGAGGCAGACATCGATCACGTCGCGTTCACGGGCAGTTCGACCACGGGACGCGTGCTCGCGAGCACGCTGGGGCGCCGCTTGGTCACCTCCACCCTCGAATTGTCTGGGTGCGATCTGCTGCTCCTGCTCGAAGACGGCAATGTACCGCTGGCCGCGCGTGGCGCATGGTTCGGCGCGACGGCCAACGCCGGACAAGCCTGTGTCGGCACGCGCCGCGCCTTTGTGCCGCGTTCTCTGCTGGAGCCGTTTCTCGACGCGCTCGTGCCCTTGGTCGAATGCGCCGCGCCGGTTCCGCTCATCTTGTCCGCGCAGGTTAAACTCGCCGATCGATTGATTGCCGACGCGCTTGGACACGGCGCCCGGCTCATTCGCCGCGAGGGAGTCGAACCGGCGGACGGCCACGTGCAACCCGCGGCGCTCGTTCAGCCGGCGCCGGACACGTTGGCCTGCCGCGAAGCGTACTTCGTGCCATTACTCACGGTCGTCCCCTACGACACCGTCGAACAGGCCCTCGCGTGGGACGCGGAGTGTTCGTACAGCCTGGCAGCCAGCGTCTTTACCGCCGATGTCGCTCGCGCGCGCACCGTGGCAACACGGCTGCGCTGCGGCGTTGTCCACGTCAACGACGTGATCATCCCGATGGCGCACCCCGCGACGTCGTTTGGCGGCAGCGGCGCCAGTGGTTGGGGCCGCACGAAGGGCGTCGAGGGCCTGCTCGAAATGACCGTGCCCCAAGTGGTGAGCGCCGTCAGCGGCAGTTTTCGCCCGCACTTCGACACCTTGGGAACGCATTGGTTTTTCGATCCCGATTCGTTCGAGGCGTTAATCAAGCTGTTCCACGCGCGATCGCTGCGAGACAAATTCGGCGCTGCACGACACCTCGCCGGACAGGTGCTGGGGACGCGGCAGCGAGGCCCTTCCGACCGATTCCGCGATTCGCAGTAG
- a CDS encoding dTMP kinase — MSGLFITFEGIEGCGKSTQVALLRGRIEAEGRKVVVTREPGGTVTGERIREIVLDPANKDIKPVTELLLYSTARAQHVDELIRPALNAGTIVICDRFADSTTAYQGAGRAIERGIIRAAHEIATRETWPDLTILLDLPAEIGLERAGAARELDRIESEPLAFHRAVRNEFLRIAEHDPLRVRTVDATRTVEELSDIIWRIVEPHLP, encoded by the coding sequence ATGAGCGGGTTATTCATCACGTTCGAGGGCATCGAAGGCTGCGGCAAGTCAACGCAGGTCGCGTTGTTGCGCGGGCGCATCGAGGCGGAGGGGCGCAAGGTCGTCGTGACGCGCGAACCCGGCGGCACGGTGACCGGCGAGCGGATTCGCGAAATCGTGCTCGATCCCGCGAACAAAGACATCAAGCCCGTGACGGAACTGCTGCTCTATTCGACAGCGCGGGCGCAGCATGTGGACGAACTGATCCGTCCTGCGCTGAACGCGGGAACGATCGTTATTTGCGACCGGTTTGCGGATTCGACGACGGCGTATCAGGGCGCGGGGCGGGCCATCGAGCGCGGGATTATCCGTGCTGCGCACGAGATTGCCACCAGGGAAACGTGGCCGGACCTGACAATATTGCTCGATCTTCCCGCGGAAATCGGGCTGGAACGCGCGGGCGCCGCGCGTGAACTCGATCGCATCGAGTCGGAACCGCTGGCGTTTCACCGCGCCGTGCGCAACGAGTTTCTGCGCATTGCCGAGCACGACCCCCTCCGCGTCCGTACCGTCGATGCGACCCGCACAGTGGAAGAGTTGTCGGACATCATTTGGCGGATCGTGGAGCCGCACTTGCCATGA